The Sulfurimonas aquatica genomic sequence CGTTTTACACCAAAGCAAAAACCATAATTTTCAGCTAGTTCAATTTTCATAATGTCTATATCCTTCGAGAAAACTAGGTCTTTAACCTAGATTTTTTACTATTTATCTTTGTAAGTCAACTTTTGTTATTTTTTGTAATAGTTCAAAAAAGTTTGGAAAAGACGTATTAATACAATCTAAATCAGTAACTTCCATCCCGCATTTAAGACCTGCAATAATAAAACTCATAGCAATTCTATGATCACCATCACTATCTACTAAAGACTTTTGCAGTTCACCGCCAACAATTTTATATCCATCTTTATATTCATGTACTTCTATAGAACAAGAGCGAAGGCCTTCAACAACTGTTGAAATTCTATCTGACTCTTTTACTCTTAACTCTTCAGCATTTTTAACAATACTTTCACCCTCTGCACATGCCATGGCAATAGATAGAACTGGTAGTTCGTCTATAAGCCAAGAGATATTATCTTCTACAGTTATAGCTTTTAAAGGAGCATATTTAATCTGTATATTACCTATTGGTTCATATTTATTATCTGTAATTTCATAATTAATGTTAGCACCCATTTTTTCTAAAGCTTTAAAGGCTTCAATACGAGTAGGATTGAGAGTCACTCCTTCAAGAGTAATATCTGAGTTTGGCGTAATAGCAGCCGCTACGGCAAAGAAAAAAGCGCTTGATGGGTCAGCGGGCACTCTAATGTTAAGTGGTGAGAGTAGTTTTTTCATTGGCGTTATAGTACTTTTCAGACCATCTACCGCTATATCTGCACCCATGCCTTTTAACATCCGTTCTGTATGATCACGGGAAAGTTCAGGCTCAATATATGTACATACGCCATCAGCTCTTAGCGCCGCTAAAATCATACATGACTTCACTTGAGCCGATGCAATTTTACTCTCATAATTGAATGCTTTAAGTGACGCTCCACGAATACTAATAGGTGCTAAATCGCCATCAGCTCTTCCATCAAGCTTTGCACCAATATTTTTAAGAGGGAGAGTTACTCTCTTCATAGGACGGGATCTAAGATATTTATCGCCTGTTAGGACAAAGTGACCATCAGCAGAACTTAAAAGTCCACAAAACAGTCTCATTCCAGTTCCTGAATTTCCGCAGTCGAGAACTTCAGAACTCTCTTTGATACCCTCAGATGATATTTTTATTATCTTACCATCATCAACTACAGTCGCCCCTAGGTTTTTCACAATCGCTAAAGAGTTAAGTGTATCTTCTGCTCTTAAAAAGTTTTCAATTACACTCGTTCCATCTGCAAGCATCGCAAACATTACACTACGATGAGATATTGACTTATCAGGTGCTATTTCACTAATTTTTAAAGAAAAAGAGTTTGATGAAGATACAACTACTCTACTCATCTTAATCCTATCCCAAGCTCACTATTAAGTGCTTCCAATATAGTGTCCATTGATAAGCTTATATCTTCTTCTTCTAATGTTTTTTCATCTGACTGAAGTACAAAACGCAGAGATAGACTCATGTTCTCTCCTAAACTCTCATCACTGTATTTATCTACAGGGTAAAAACGAACAAGCTCTTTTGTAGCATTTTTTTCTATGACGGATTTTACTTTATCATAACTCATACTTTTTGGCATAATAACGCTCAGGTCTCTAAACGATGCCTGATATTTAGAAGTTTTCACTGCCGACTTAAGTCCATTATCAAGTTTAGAAAAGTCTATTTCACACATAAAGGTAGTATCTAAATCATACTCTTTTTCAACATTTGGATGAACTCTAAATAGCTCACCAACAACTTCTTCTTCGATTAGAATCTGTGCTGACTGATATGGATGAGAAAGGGAGTGTGAAGTTTCATATTGAACTAATGTAATATTGCCAATAATATCAGAAATTTTTTGTGTAAAATATGCAAAATCAACCTTACTTGGTTTACCAGCATTTGATAAAGATTCATCTTCTCTATCTCCGCAAAATAACATTGAC encodes the following:
- the aroA gene encoding 3-phosphoshikimate 1-carboxyvinyltransferase; protein product: MSRVVVSSSNSFSLKISEIAPDKSISHRSVMFAMLADGTSVIENFLRAEDTLNSLAIVKNLGATVVDDGKIIKISSEGIKESSEVLDCGNSGTGMRLFCGLLSSADGHFVLTGDKYLRSRPMKRVTLPLKNIGAKLDGRADGDLAPISIRGASLKAFNYESKIASAQVKSCMILAALRADGVCTYIEPELSRDHTERMLKGMGADIAVDGLKSTITPMKKLLSPLNIRVPADPSSAFFFAVAAAITPNSDITLEGVTLNPTRIEAFKALEKMGANINYEITDNKYEPIGNIQIKYAPLKAITVEDNISWLIDELPVLSIAMACAEGESIVKNAEELRVKESDRISTVVEGLRSCSIEVHEYKDGYKIVGGELQKSLVDSDGDHRIAMSFIIAGLKCGMEVTDLDCINTSFPNFFELLQKITKVDLQR